In the Pseudorasbora parva isolate DD20220531a chromosome 5, ASM2467924v1, whole genome shotgun sequence genome, TTGGTATCACGGTATTTAATAGTCAGACTATTAAGCAAGAAATTAActtgagggaaaaaaaaattctacactGATTTGTGCTTGtttttaaacgtttttttttttttaattccccTCATTTTGTGGATGCTTTCATCACATGTTTAATAAACAGTAGTGTAGtaccatttaatttttttaaactacaatCATACTGCTAAACTCGAATGCATGTTACGTGATATAATTTTGTAGGGCTGTTACGACATTGAATGCCAGAAAATCCATATAagatgggttttttttttttttttttttttggtgcagTTACACCATAATATTTGGATacactttaaaatgtttaaatttcattgcattaaaaaaaaaaagaaattcgaTAATAGCTGTCATTTTTCtctttataatattattttttaatcagaATGTGTCTAGTCTTGTAGTGACAGATGCACTTGTGCATGTTGtctcaaagaaagaaaaaaagtattgcCTTCATAATCTTTAGTCAAATTGTAATAACGGTTTTCTCACTCTACCTGTAGCCTAACTAATAGTTTCAATCATACCatccattttattatttattacatcGTTTTGACAAATCcttaaactaatttaatttgtcatattttacagtaattacagtaatagtagtagtgaACAATCTTCCTGTATGCAGTTGCCTTGCAGAGGGAAAGTGTGTGAAAATTTTGGATTTTGAATTTTAGTTTTGGATAATTTGCCAATCATGCCATACAGACTCACATTTTGTAAGCTTAACTGGTCAACAAACAAATTATATTCCTATAAGCACCCTTGCAGGTAATAGTCCAGTAGTGGGCTGTGTTTGATTTTTATCTTCAAGCTCATGCTTCtctctttaaaaatatatgtttaaaaGAGCACTTAATAATACACTTTAATAATAACTTAATAATACACTTTAATTACACATTGTTCCACAGATTTTAGAGTTTCAAATAGCATTTAAAAGTGTCTTGGATTTTGGTAAGTGCTTGTTTAATAGGTTATAGTTTATAGATAAGTATTTAACAGTGTTCCATTTTTTGTTAAAATGTGAggtcaaaaaaaaacaacacgtattttgcatatattttattaattaacaaGACCTAATAACATTTCATGCTTGCCATGAGTTTTGCATTTGACAGGAAGAGTCAAGATAATTATATAAaagaaaagcattaaaaaaagtaCACAAAACTGTGCAATAGTTACTTCGTAATACGCTTTTCGCCTTTtttcttttgtccattttaatctATGCCATTACAAgccatatgcatttttttttttttttttttttttgcatgacaTAGCATATTTATAAACTTTCACCCGCATTGGTTGCTTCACCaccatatataaatatagaagTCCCACCCAGCTGCTAGTGTCTCCACTTCGGCCTTCATAAATCAGACTCATAGTGAGATATTGGAAGCTACACATTTCCTGGTTGCTTTTCGTCGACCTCTCCTCCAGCTGGCAAAAGCCAAAGtgagagatttttttaaataccacTGATAGAATGGCTTGCGTGTGGTTGCTTCTGAGTCTCTTCTTCTTGGGTTCAGCTGAAGCTGGGAAACTTTTGGTTATTCCATCAGATGGCAGTCACTGGATAGGGATGAAGCCTATTGTGGAGGAGTTGGGGAGGAGAGGAAACCAGGTGGTGGTCGTCATCCCAGAGGCGAGTCTGAGTATGGGTCCTTCACAGAACACCACCACTCTGACATATCCAGTGAACTACACCAAGGCTGAATTAGAAACGAACTTAGCAGGGCAAATAAACACAATTCTGAGTATTGATATGTCTACAGACCTGGCCAAGTTCCAGACATTTATAATCTCAATGGATATTCTGCAAAGGTTCATAGTGAGGAATGCAGAGGGTTTGCTCTTCAACAAGGACTTGATGAAGAAACTGCAAGACTACAACTTTGATGCTATTCTCACAGATCCATTTGAGCCTGTCGGGGTTATTGTTAGTGAATATCTCTCCATTCCAGCTATTTATATGCAAATAAACCTTCCTTGTGGTGTCGACACTCTAGCAAGCAAATGCCCAAGTCCTCCCTCTTATGTTCCACAACGTAGTACCCACTTTACAGACCAGATGAGTTTGTGGCAGAGGTGTGTGAACCTGGTAAGGGTTCTTCTGCAGCCCATGGCTTGCAGACATTTGTTTACTAATGCAGATGAGATCGCTTCACGTGTACTTCAGAGAAAAGCATATGTGATGGAAATAATGAGCCGTGCAGCTCTCTGGTTTATGCGCTTTGACTTTGCCTTTGAATTTCCACGACCTTTGATGCCTAACATGGTCATGATTGGAGGAATGTCAACCAAGAAGCCAAAGCCATTGTCACAAGTAAGCTCCCATTATTACATTTGCATGTCATTGCATGTATCTGAACTAATATCATCAGTGCTGTAGGTTTCTTAGTCATCTGACTTTTCTTTATCCCTGTCTGTCTTCATCATTGGACTGTGAAAATAGCTAGGAAATGCACAAACAAACCTCAAAACAGTTCATACTCTATACGATAGAGAGTATCTAGGCTGAGAAAGAGCAAGAAACCAGACAATGATGCAAAGATCACCAGCAAATCTACAAACGGAATGGCTGATGTTGAAAAGCTCCTTCAAAAGAATGAAGGTGTTGCAATGGCCCAGTCAAAGTTGAATTAAATGATAGGATGTCCTGACTTTGTCACCTGTGGATTTACTATcttgaatttatttttgctaaataaatacTGTCACCATATAATATcgtctcggttacatatgtaaccctcgttccctgaaggagggaacggagacaggACGTatgtctccattccctccttcagggaacgagggttacatacataaccgagacattccctttcagtcggtcacgtttgATTACGTCGGAACTggccgacgaattgggatcctaCCAAAACGCCAACACTCCTTGTTGAGTGTGCTCGCaacccgaacgggcaaggcacgtcttgggactggtaagccaagaccATAGCATCcacttggagacagcctttcccttctgctggccttgAGCGCACtgtaccgtctagtatggtacggaagtcaaggctccaagcagggaggtcagtcactgctgtttctgcaaaaCCCACTCAGTGTGACTACTGGAACGCTGGGAAACCATGCCTGTCTTGGAAGATGGTATGCTGCAGAGCCATGTTCTTCAGAGAAGGCTTGGGggcggaatacacataaggactaacctggcagggtagtgcaacatatggcagtctctggggtggttccaacctaattgtaggggggaaagaacacgtccagagacgacagagcagGCTCTGTCAAGGAAAAGACACAGGGCTAGTCGAGTAGGGTAGCGGGTACCGtagaagaatacacatatgtaggaagggagtggtaggaaccttgggcacgtatccgggccggggtctcaggacaacgtgagagttaccaggcCCGAATTCTAGGCACGATttgttgaccgaaagtgcatgcaggtcccctaccctcttaatggaggccaatgcgctcaggagcactgtcttcattgacaaaatTTCCAGCTCAGTTGactccaaaggctcgaagggagggctctgaagtgctctgagcactagagccaagtcccaagagggtatcgagtttgggcgaggaggatttagtctcctcgcacctctgaggaacctgacgactaGGTCGTGCTTTCCCATGGACTTATCTTCAACTGCATTGTGATACGCCGTTATTGCGGCGACGTACACTTTGAGGGCACCagcccatcttgcaggaaggaaagcatgACGCTAATctaacaccttcgggggtcttcccggcgggaagaaCACCACTCAatgaacaggttccacttcagtgCATAGAGGcacctcgtagagggggctctagctgaagagatggtGTCTACGACTGGTTGTAgcccatctagaacctccgcgtcccgtccagggaccagacataaAGAAGGTCCTTCTTcaggggaatgggccaaggagggtCTGTGCaggaaggctcactgggggaaacgcatatttgcgtaggTCCTgaggccagctgtgcgccagtacatctgtgccgagggtgcCCCCcagtcagggaatagtaccattggcaatgggtcgagtccagAGAGGCAAataggtctacctgtgcggctctGAAaaggtcccatatcagctggactgTCTGAGGGTGGAGTCTCTCCCGGAGGTACTAGCTGCCGAGAGAGCTTGTCGGCTGTCCGGTTGAGCGTACctgggacatgaatggcccgaagccacctcagctgcttctgactccacaggagcaggtggcgggcgagttggaacatgcgacgggagcgtagaccaccctgacggatGATGTACGCAGCTGCCTCAGTGTTGTCCGTACAGACCAGTAcatgtttgccacgtagcagaCCCTTTGGGCGGCGCAGTGCCTAAcatactgccagcaactcgaagcaattgatatgccaatgcaattgggatcccgtccacagacccgcaactgcatgcccgttgtatgtggccccccagcccgtaGTAGGGGCATCCGTGAccagcacagcatgcctggacacttgttctaagggtaccccggcccggagaaaccaTGGGCTGAAAGTTTGGCGGCAGTacggagtcactgggacccggtactgaccgctctcccacccgggactcggccattgagccagtgttgaagcggtctcatatgaagcaatccaaGTGACgttaccgcggctgcagatgcaaTATGCcgcaggagcctctgaaagagtttcagtgggaccgctgtcctgcctTTGAATGAATTGAAGCAgctcaacaccgactggactcacTCCTTCGTGAGGCGCGCAGTCCGGCTGACAGAATCCAGCTTCATACCgagttagggctgggcgatatcgccccaaaaaattatcacaatataattttccatatcagtcgatatcaaTAAATATCAcggtaaatgtaatatttttatatctttaaaatttaaaggcatatttttgctcctgagtgaaagatgtagaaaacagacagtgtTAAAtgatcctttattgtcaaaacatgacaaacacttctcAACAGGTGAACAGtttattaaaactgaggtagatttaattattaaaatattaattttggtaagcatttttttttactctacactgtatatcaataatatcatcacttaattgtgtaagtagtaaaacactaaaaatgcaaacaggcaaaaaagaaaagagttttaagttaagaaacattttgagtccCCCCTCTCTTGCATtacagtggattggtccactgtgcatcgctctctctctctcactcacacacacacacatacacacatgcccatctcaccgacacacacacacacacacctctccgACAGTGGGCCGGTCGGGAGATGAGGGAgagagagcaaagttcagtatttgctCACAGTATTtcccactgtaatcctcaggtCACCAGCGCTTATCAGCAAAAGTATtcgggggataggcgaagggactcaaccccatctgaggtttcatccggttgttaaggctgacgtcacgcggcagcgtttccgggtccaaacgctctatcttataccacaagaaaaactacaaacggtgctaatatacacacacaatgtggtgtgatactacaaaaaaagctataatcataacctttttctccGTACCAAAATTCtagatggccagacagtgattcatcttttgtaaatcgttaaaatattaatgtatgtgacgctgtgagcacagagactgttgtgtagactgtaagtatttaaaatgttaaacttttttaaacgtttgatgtttaatatgaataaatcgcgctcataaacgggcgtcaatggcattctcaagtgaaacgagttgaggcttggacccggaaacggcgttccttacgacacgacttaacaagcggatagtctccaagggggtaatctagcgctcggaaagcgttccacccctaggggctgccattgccattgacagtgaataactttacatctgagacgtttaaagactccatttgtccattgtttatttctaaagaaacacgacaatgtataaaaggctccattaccttgtatcttacactatcaccccgaagaagctgtttttgtaaaaataggctaacgtttgcgtcataaccaacgcgaccctgtcgcacagttgagaaattaccgtatagacctgaggagacgttcacaagcaatcttttactgtctatgagacagtcggggggacgtggagacatacagtctgataaagtcaagggagaagaatggggagaagcccatagtgagccaaaagcaacgggagaaaatatttaaacaacgtgattcagatttcactttccacaactagtagaagacctacagctgtcagacaggaggctcacgtcacatctacgtcgtcaagcacagtctgagcctgcgcagttcgctcagccatcaggaagtgagtgcccctaggttgacttcattatttcgccgttgacgtcaatgggatcgctcggtccatttcttttactgtctatgacagtctcgaccgcgcatctaggGTGACGACTGACGCACGCTGGTTGCCTtgacaaccaccgctgtcagccAGCCGCTCGATggcacacggcgcgctgaacactcatATGCTCCTAAAAATTAATATGTGTGAGCATCTGTGTAAGTgcaaatatttgttttagtgCAAACTTTTTTCTAGAGATGAGCCA is a window encoding:
- the LOC137075248 gene encoding UDP-glucuronosyltransferase 1A5-like isoform X4 — its product is MACVWLLLSLFFLGSAEAGKLLVIPSDGSHWIGMKPIVEELGRRGNQVVVVIPEASLSMGPSQNTTTLTYPVNYTKAELETNLAGQINTILSIDMSTDLAKFQTFIISMDILQRFIVRNAEGLLFNKDLMKKLQDYNFDAILTDPFEPVGVIVSEYLSIPAIYMQINLPCGVDTLASKCPSPPSYVPQRSTHFTDQMSLWQRCVNLVRVLLQPMACRHLFTNADEIASRVLQRKAYVMEIMSRAALWFMRFDFAFEFPRPLMPNMVMIGGMSTKKPKPLSQELEEFVNGSGEHGFVVFTLGSMVSQLPEAKAREFFEAFRQIPQRVLWRHTGPVPENAPKNVKLMKWLPQNDLLGHPKVKAFITHGGSHGIYEGICNGVPMVMLPLFGDQGDNAQRLVARGVAEALSIFDVTSDKLLVALRKVLNDKSYKEKMTKLSAIHRDRPIEPLDLAVFWTEFVMRHKGADHLRTAAHELNWIQYHSLDVIGFLILILVTVIFVTVKSCMFCFRKCFKKTQKKKKE